Proteins co-encoded in one Actinomadura luteofluorescens genomic window:
- a CDS encoding sigma-70 family RNA polymerase sigma factor: MKTDERNAGPEEFGRMTDPFRRELLAYCYRMLGSVHDAEDLVQEVYLRAWRSYAGFDGRASLRTWLYRIATNACLNALEHSSRRVLPSGLASASDDVPPPGSRAPEVPWLEPLPDRLVGGVPEDPAAVVAARAGLRLALIAALQYLPARQRAVLVLRDVLGRPAAEVAGILGMTGAGVNSTLLRARSRLERLVPASDEIVEPDEPGRRELLDRFARAFETVDIPALTRLLTEEAAWEMPPVPHWFAGREAIGRLLAARLPLGRDPNLLVPVRANGQPAFGAYLRGEDGVLRAHSVMVLTPTRSGIAHISSFMDPSLFDGFGLPRVRD; the protein is encoded by the coding sequence CGGATGACGGACCCGTTCCGGCGGGAGTTGCTGGCCTACTGCTACCGGATGCTCGGTTCCGTCCACGACGCCGAGGACCTGGTCCAGGAGGTGTACCTGCGCGCCTGGCGGTCGTACGCGGGCTTCGACGGCCGGGCGTCGCTGCGCACCTGGCTGTACCGGATCGCGACGAACGCCTGCCTGAACGCCCTGGAGCACAGCAGCCGGCGGGTGCTGCCGTCCGGTCTCGCGTCCGCGTCCGACGACGTGCCGCCGCCCGGGTCGCGCGCCCCGGAGGTGCCCTGGCTGGAGCCGCTGCCCGACCGGCTCGTCGGCGGCGTGCCGGAGGATCCGGCCGCGGTCGTGGCCGCGCGGGCCGGCCTGCGGCTGGCGCTGATCGCCGCGTTGCAGTACCTGCCGGCCAGGCAGCGGGCCGTGCTGGTCCTGCGGGACGTGCTGGGCCGGCCCGCCGCGGAGGTCGCCGGAATACTCGGGATGACCGGGGCGGGGGTCAACAGCACGCTGCTGCGCGCCCGGTCGCGCCTGGAGCGGCTGGTCCCCGCCAGCGACGAGATCGTCGAGCCGGACGAGCCGGGGCGCCGGGAACTGCTCGACCGGTTCGCCAGGGCCTTCGAGACGGTCGACATCCCCGCGCTCACCCGGTTGCTCACGGAGGAGGCGGCCTGGGAGATGCCGCCCGTCCCGCACTGGTTCGCCGGCCGGGAGGCCATCGGCCGGCTCCTCGCCGCCCGGCTGCCGCTCGGCCGCGACCCCAACCTGCTCGTGCCCGTCCGGGCGAACGGCCAGCCCGCCTTCGGCGCGTACCTGCGCGGCGAGGACGGCGTTCTGCGCGCGCATTCCGTCATGGTCCTCACCCCCACTCGTTCCGGAATCGCGCATATTTCGAGCTTTATGGACCCATCCCTTTTCGATGGCTTCGGCCTTCCCCGCGTCCGGGACTGA